In Mucilaginibacter celer, one DNA window encodes the following:
- a CDS encoding SPFH domain-containing protein, with protein sequence MDNLIVSLWWVIPVIALLLMYKFVLRVFCGMVIVPDDRIGLVIKKFALTGNSRLPDGRIIATQGEAGMQAKALAPGLYWKMWPWQYTIIMQPFTIIEQGKLGLVKAKDGASFDTGRVLGKPVECDKFQDAIAFLDNNGQKGPQAAFLTPGSYRINAFLFDIEMVPITQIHENKVGIITTLDGEPLNKGEIAGESVHGHKNYQDPIAFINAGGRKGLQEDVILAGTYYLNPWFVSVEQVDMIYIPIGYVGVVNSFVGPEGKDTSGDNFKHGNIVKRNEKGVWDEPLDPGKHPVNIYTHAVEIVPTTNIVLNWADSRTESHELDKNLCTITVRSSDGFTFNLDVSQIIHVPRNEAPKVIARFGKMKNLVSQVLEPTIANYFRNSAQKSDVIGFLANRIQRQTDAREHIGRVLETYNVIGVDTLIGDIVPPAALMKTLTDRKLAEEEKVTYEIQRHAQIERKEFESARAGADMQPEVVKSTRQVEINTQMAASRVAASKGEAEAKTINAKADAEVRITIAKADAEAKTVNAKADANATEVNGMAEGAKIKAIGLSEAEVTKQKTEAMGTEQYAIVRVAEALAAAGIRLVPEILVSGKDGGNNGMIDALIGTEMLKKLQIENEGKSNTGTKAE encoded by the coding sequence ATGGACAATCTAATTGTTAGTCTGTGGTGGGTTATACCCGTCATAGCGTTATTGCTGATGTACAAATTTGTTTTGCGCGTGTTTTGTGGCATGGTTATCGTTCCGGACGACCGTATCGGCCTCGTAATCAAAAAGTTTGCCCTTACCGGCAACAGCCGCCTGCCAGATGGCCGTATCATAGCCACACAAGGCGAGGCCGGTATGCAGGCCAAAGCCTTAGCCCCGGGTTTATACTGGAAAATGTGGCCATGGCAATATACCATTATAATGCAACCCTTTACCATTATTGAGCAAGGTAAACTGGGTCTGGTGAAGGCAAAAGACGGTGCATCCTTTGATACCGGCCGTGTATTGGGTAAACCGGTAGAGTGCGATAAGTTTCAGGATGCTATAGCCTTTTTGGATAATAATGGCCAAAAAGGCCCGCAGGCGGCTTTTCTTACACCAGGTAGCTACCGTATCAATGCCTTTTTGTTTGATATTGAGATGGTGCCGATTACCCAGATCCACGAAAACAAAGTTGGTATCATCACTACGCTTGATGGTGAACCCCTGAACAAAGGCGAGATAGCCGGCGAATCGGTACATGGGCATAAGAACTACCAGGATCCTATCGCGTTCATTAACGCCGGCGGCCGCAAAGGTTTGCAGGAGGATGTGATACTGGCGGGTACCTATTACTTAAACCCATGGTTTGTAAGTGTTGAACAGGTTGATATGATCTATATCCCGATTGGTTATGTAGGTGTGGTAAACTCCTTTGTTGGCCCGGAAGGGAAGGATACCAGCGGCGATAACTTTAAACACGGTAACATAGTTAAACGCAACGAAAAAGGTGTATGGGACGAACCTTTAGACCCCGGTAAGCATCCGGTTAATATTTATACCCATGCTGTTGAAATTGTACCGACAACCAACATCGTACTGAACTGGGCCGATAGTCGTACCGAATCGCACGAGTTGGATAAAAACCTGTGTACAATCACCGTACGGTCAAGCGATGGTTTTACATTCAATTTGGATGTATCGCAGATTATCCACGTGCCACGTAACGAGGCGCCTAAGGTGATTGCAAGGTTTGGTAAAATGAAAAACCTGGTATCGCAGGTGTTGGAGCCAACCATTGCCAACTACTTCCGTAACTCGGCGCAAAAAAGTGATGTGATCGGCTTTTTGGCCAACCGTATCCAAAGGCAAACCGATGCCCGCGAGCATATTGGCCGCGTACTGGAAACCTATAACGTAATAGGTGTAGATACCCTGATAGGCGACATTGTGCCACCAGCAGCACTGATGAAAACCTTAACCGACCGTAAGTTGGCCGAAGAGGAAAAAGTAACCTACGAGATTCAGCGCCACGCGCAAATTGAACGTAAGGAATTTGAAAGCGCCCGTGCCGGTGCCGATATGCAGCCGGAGGTAGTAAAATCAACCCGCCAGGTTGAGATCAACACCCAGATGGCAGCATCAAGGGTTGCCGCATCAAAAGGTGAGGCCGAAGCTAAAACCATCAATGCCAAAGCCGATGCCGAGGTAAGGATTACGATAGCCAAAGCCGACGCCGAAGCCAAAACCGTAAACGCCAAAGCCGATGCCAATGCTACCGAGGTGAACGGTATGGCCGAAGGTGCCAAGATCAAGGCCATAGGTTTATCAGAAGCTGAGGTTACCAAACAAAAAACCGAAGCCATGGGTACCGAACAATACGCCATAGTACGTGTGGCCGAAGCCTTAGCTGCAGCCGGTATCAGGTTAGTACCTGAAATATTGGTGAGTGGTAAAGACGGTGGTAACAACGGCATGATAGACGCCCTGATAGGTACCGAAATGCTTAAAAAACTTCAGATAGAAAATGAAGGTAAAAGCAATACAGGCACCAAAGCCGAATAA
- a CDS encoding acyltransferase family protein — protein MPMQTANATPHSDSLTNTARPAKLLYIDNLKVALTVLVILHHTFITYGAPGGWYFTDKTTHTAALIPMTLFVATNQSFFMGLFFFISAYFTASSLPKKGAARFTADRLKRLGIPLIFYSFVLSPVLSYIVYRFADGHQITYLQYLSGFDGWIDFGVLWFVAALLLFSLVFVVVNLPEKRKIHAGKKSPTALNIILFAAGLSVVTYLVRIVFPIGWVLKPVGFQLGHFPQYIAMFWMGVVASRNNWLNGFEYKTGKLFAWLALLMVVMVFPVLFVVKEVTHSPVETFNGLGHWQSLMYACWEQLTGIFIMAALVIIAKHKWNGQTALMKAGSRAAFGVYIFHPLLVISLSVMAIGWPMDPAYKLLIVAPLAVAFSFLLAYLLTKLPVINKII, from the coding sequence ATGCCTATGCAAACAGCCAATGCCACCCCGCATTCTGATTCTTTAACCAACACCGCGCGGCCCGCAAAACTGCTTTATATTGATAATTTAAAGGTAGCGCTTACAGTGTTGGTGATATTGCATCATACTTTTATAACCTATGGCGCGCCGGGCGGTTGGTACTTTACTGATAAAACCACACATACTGCCGCGCTTATCCCAATGACTTTGTTTGTAGCTACCAACCAGTCGTTTTTTATGGGTTTGTTCTTTTTTATATCGGCTTATTTTACAGCTTCGTCTTTACCAAAAAAAGGAGCCGCACGTTTTACTGCCGACAGGTTGAAACGGCTTGGCATCCCGCTGATATTTTACTCGTTTGTCCTGTCGCCGGTGCTGAGTTATATTGTTTACCGGTTTGCAGATGGACATCAGATTACTTACCTGCAGTATCTAAGTGGTTTTGATGGCTGGATTGACTTTGGAGTGTTATGGTTTGTGGCTGCCCTGCTGTTGTTTAGTTTGGTTTTTGTGGTGGTGAATTTACCTGAAAAAAGGAAAATCCATGCGGGCAAAAAGTCGCCAACTGCGTTAAATATCATTCTGTTTGCAGCAGGGTTATCGGTAGTTACTTATTTGGTAAGGATTGTTTTTCCGATAGGTTGGGTGCTTAAACCTGTTGGTTTTCAGTTAGGGCATTTCCCGCAATATATAGCTATGTTTTGGATGGGAGTTGTAGCTTCACGCAATAACTGGTTAAACGGGTTTGAATATAAAACGGGTAAGTTGTTTGCATGGCTTGCTTTATTGATGGTTGTAATGGTGTTCCCGGTATTATTTGTTGTGAAAGAAGTAACACATAGCCCGGTTGAAACTTTTAACGGCCTGGGGCACTGGCAATCATTAATGTATGCCTGTTGGGAGCAGTTAACCGGAATTTTTATTATGGCCGCGTTAGTAATTATCGCCAAACATAAATGGAACGGGCAAACAGCCTTAATGAAAGCCGGTTCGCGGGCAGCTTTCGGGGTATATATTTTTCATCCGCTGTTGGTGATTTCATTATCGGTAATGGCGATAGGATGGCCAATGGACCCGGCCTATAAATTATTGATAGTGGCACCACTGGCTGTAGCATTTAGTTTTTTGCTTGCGTATTTGCTAACCAAATTGCCGGTGATAAATAAAATTATCTGA